A genomic stretch from Anaerolinea thermophila UNI-1 includes:
- a CDS encoding CPBP family glutamic-type intramembrane protease, with product MSSFSESEARSIIQRFAVPFFILGTFLIALLFWLVPRWLGLQDAVALRHWVALGSFAPALMALILQISDSQTRQDWMQDRGAENLVLSILAVGALYFICLPYASTTPVQVSLWGWTARVMLFIAGGAVLYTVLRQAVFPQSLQGWLVWLAAALAYPLLMLLAWAIWTQFGASAQINLPEGGAGGLVLSLLASYVYLFLFGGALGGEPGWRGWLLPRLLNRLPVWVAVLVVGVVEALWVVPLYFNGYYLSGDSLWQELAGRGLLTLVHAVWLGWVWVRWQGNLFPVMLLRMGMAVTPLFIAITPLSWGFLAVIALILLLNLRRFEMHSG from the coding sequence ATGTCCTCTTTCTCAGAATCTGAAGCGCGCTCCATTATTCAGCGGTTTGCCGTGCCGTTTTTCATCCTCGGTACGTTTCTCATCGCCTTATTGTTCTGGTTAGTACCGCGCTGGTTGGGTTTGCAGGACGCGGTTGCCTTGCGTCACTGGGTAGCCCTGGGGTCATTTGCCCCTGCGCTGATGGCGCTGATTCTGCAAATCTCGGATAGTCAAACCCGCCAGGACTGGATGCAGGACAGGGGAGCGGAGAATCTTGTTCTCAGTATCCTTGCCGTGGGAGCGCTGTATTTCATTTGCCTGCCTTACGCTTCTACGACACCTGTTCAGGTCTCCCTCTGGGGTTGGACAGCACGGGTGATGCTTTTCATCGCGGGGGGCGCAGTGCTCTATACAGTACTGCGCCAAGCGGTTTTCCCTCAAAGCCTTCAGGGCTGGCTGGTGTGGCTTGCCGCCGCACTGGCGTATCCGCTTTTGATGCTTCTGGCGTGGGCAATCTGGACGCAGTTCGGGGCTTCTGCGCAGATCAATTTGCCTGAGGGAGGGGCAGGTGGGCTGGTGTTGAGCCTGCTGGCTTCGTACGTCTATCTTTTCCTGTTTGGTGGGGCGCTGGGGGGCGAACCAGGCTGGCGCGGCTGGTTGCTCCCCCGCCTGCTCAACCGTCTACCGGTTTGGGTGGCGGTGCTGGTCGTTGGCGTTGTGGAGGCGCTTTGGGTAGTCCCTCTGTATTTTAACGGGTATTATCTTTCAGGAGACTCCCTGTGGCAGGAACTGGCTGGCCGTGGTTTGCTCACCCTGGTTCATGCCGTATGGCTGGGGTGGGTATGGGTGCGTTGGCAGGGCAACCTCTTCCCGGTGATGTTGTTGCGCATGGGCATGGCAGTAACGCCCCTGTTCATTGCCATCACACCGTTGAGTTGGGGGTTCCTGGCGGTTATAGCGCTGATTCTCTTGTTGAACCTTCGCCGTTTTGAGATGCATTCCGGGTAG